Proteins found in one Camelus bactrianus isolate YW-2024 breed Bactrian camel chromosome 5, ASM4877302v1, whole genome shotgun sequence genomic segment:
- the CDK5R2 gene encoding cyclin-dependent kinase 5 activator 2, translating into MGTVLSLSPASSAKGRRPGSLPEEKKKAPPAGDEVLGGYGGPPIVKGGKGESRLKRPSVLISALTWKRLVAASAKKKKGSKKVTPKPASTGPDPLVQQRNRENLLRKGRDPPDGGGAAKPLAVPVPTVPAAAVTCEPPSGGSAAAPPPGSGGGKPPPLPQAPQAAPPVPGGSPRRVIVQASTGELLRCLGDFVCRRCYRLKELSPGELVGWFRGVDRSLLLQGWQDQAFITPANLVFVYLLCRESLRGDELASAAELQAAFLTCLYLAYSYMGNEISYPLKPFLVEPDKERFWQRCLRLIQRLSPQMLRLNADPHFFTQVFQDLKNEGEAAAGAGGPPSGSAPTAPASSSAARDSCATGAKHWTMNLDR; encoded by the coding sequence ATGGGCACGGTGCTGTCTCTTTCCCCAGCCTCCTCGGCCAAAGGCCGGAGGCCCGGCTCGCTACCCGAGGAGAAGAAGAAGGCGCCGCCCGCGGGGGACGAGGTGCTGGGGGGCTACGGCGGGCCGCCAATAGTCAAGGGCGGCAAAGGCGAGAGCCGGCTCAAGCGGCCGTCCGTGCTCATCTCGGCGCTCACCTGGAAGCGCCTGGTGGCCGCGTCTGCCAAGAAGAAGAAAGGCAGCAAGAAGGTGACGCCCAAGCCGGCGTCCACTGGCCCCGACCCCCTGGTCCAGCAACGCAACCGCGAGAACCTCCTCCGCAAGGGCCGAGACCCCCCTGACGGCGGCGGCGCCGCCAAACCCCTGGCGGTGCCCGTGCCCACTGTGCCGGCGGCCGCTGTCACCTGCGAGCCGCCGTCGGGGGGCAGTGCCGCCGCCCCACCGCCAGGTTCCGGTGGGGGGAAGCCGCCACCGCTCCCCCAAGCCCCTCAGGCAGCGCCGCCAGTACCTGGCGGCTCTCCGCGGCGTGTCATCGTGCAGGCATCCACCGGCGAGCTGCTGCGCTGCCTGGGCGACTTCGTGTGCCGACGCTGCTACCGTCTCAAGGAGCTGAGCCCCGGCGAGCTGGTGGGCTGGTTCCGCGGAGTGGACCGCTCgctgctgctgcagggctggcaaGACCAGGCCTTCATTACGCCCGCCAACCTGGTGTTCGTGTACCTGCTCTGTCGCGAGTCTCTGCGCGGGGATGAGCTGGCGTCCGCCGCCGAGCTGCAGGCCGCCTTCCTCACCTGCCTCTACCTCGCCTACTCCTACATGGGCAACGAGATCTCCTACCCGCTCAAGCCCTTCCTCGTGGAGCCCGACAAGGAGCGCTTCTGGCAGCGCTGCCTGCGCCTCATCCAACGGCTCAGCCCGCAGATGCTGCGACTCAACGCCGACCCCCACTTCTTCACGCAGGTCTTCCAAGACCTCAAGAACGAGGGCGAGGCCGCCGCCGGCGCCGGGGGTCCACCCAGCGGGAGTGCGCCCACGGCCCCCGCCTCATCCTCGGCCGCCAGGGACAGCTGCGCGACCGGAGCCAAGCACTGGACTATGAACCTGGACCGCTAG